The Amyelois transitella isolate CPQ chromosome Z, ilAmyTran1.1, whole genome shotgun sequence genome contains a region encoding:
- the LOC132903930 gene encoding uncharacterized protein LOC132903930 yields the protein MSECGVDKPLNDWFRDYLTGRSYRVRVGDALSAMTAVRCGVPQGSGCGPVSYLMHVNSLCGALQHCTAHMFADDLCMLLAGADLAELLSLVQCDVDAVVEWSHDNGILLNTSKTKYMLIHSPYIDLSKQPSALPITAHSYSCIHNKNIYCTCEPIERVNYITYLGVIVDDRFSWTQHVNYICSKLRICQKK from the coding sequence ATGAGCGAATGTGGAGTCGACAAGCCACTTAACGACTGGTTCCGCGACTATCTAACCGGGCGCTCATATCGTGTCAGGGTTGGAGATGCGCTCAGCGCGATGACGGCGGTACGCTGCGGGGTACCGCAGGGCTCGGGGTGTGGTCCCGTGAGCTACCTAATGCACGTTAACAGCCTGTGTGGTGCACTGCAGCACTGCACAGCGCACATGTTCGCGGATGACCTCTGCATGCTGCTCGCCGGCGCTGACCTGGCGGAACTCCTATCTTTGGTACAATGTGATGTGGACGCGGTCGTTGAGTGGTCGCACGACAACGGAATTCTATTGAATACctctaaaactaaatatatgttAATACACTCTCCCTATATTGATCTTTCCAAACAACCATCAGCATTGCCTATAACAGCTCATTCTTATTCCtgtattcataataaaaatatatactgtaCTTGTGAACCCATAGAACGTGTAAATTATATAACCTACCTTGGAGTTATTGTAGACGATCGTTTTTCCTGGACACAACATGTCAATTACATATGCAGTAAATTAAGAATTTGTCAAAAGAAGTAA